One Gigantopelta aegis isolate Gae_Host unplaced genomic scaffold, Gae_host_genome ctg2072_pilon_pilon:::debris, whole genome shotgun sequence genomic region harbors:
- the LOC121391309 gene encoding intraflagellar transport protein 81 homolog — translation MSRNVEQLKRVIEDKKAVLAPLIREVRPLRQQHQEIKNTHTEKKSTYDSLAAGLQSNRAQLERQVKSLWEECMAEESQYHLLNCQLESVRLHDQRVKAEMKIMVSKDPAEKKKSMRDVLTRKIQEQENRGRALRDKQKDIKDTHEFSMKQVKMWKDLYRLFFKSNKNVFNVHKNRDYKLRHLMKWLQTAELKLTINELIVIIFGIMLTEQDTHHLNNTYNC, via the coding sequence ATGTCACGTAATGTGGAGCAACTGAAAAGAGTTATAGAAGATAAGAAGGCTGTATTAGCTCCTCTGATACGAGAAGTGAGACCTCTCCGTCAACAACATCAAGAAATCAAGAATACCCACACAGAAAAGAAATCTACTTATGACAGTTTAGCTGCTGGACTACAAAGCAATCGTGCCCAACTAGAAAGGCAAGTCAAATCTTTGTGGGAAGAATGCATGGCTGAAGAAAGTCAGTATCATTTACTCAACTGCCAACTGGAGTCAGTACGTTTGCACGACCAGCGAGTAAaagctgaaatgaaaataatggtGTCTAAAGATCCTGCTGAGAAGAAGAAAAGCATGCGTGATGTGTTGACACGAAAAATACAAGAACAAGAAAATCGTGGTCGTGCTTTACGTGATAAACAAAAAGATATTAAGGACACACACGAGTTCTCTATGAAACAAGTGAAAATGTGGAAAGATCTTTATCGTTTGTTTTTCAAGTCAAACAAGAATGTCTTCAACGTGCACAAGAACAGAGACTACAAGCTAAGGCACTTGATGAAATGGCTACAGACGGCAGAATTGAAATTAACAATTAATGAATTGATAGTAATCATATTTGGTATCATGTTAACTGAACAGGACACACATCATCTCAACAATACctataattgttaa
- the LOC121391310 gene encoding intraflagellar transport protein 81 homolog, whose translation MEHFKEIHKAVEMERSSEYNTADVRQDIESMEEEKKQLERQLERLRRRVESFPNHEEMLDSAQKLRKERAKGLQLKKQKEDQKEQLVHVQQKLQRMSQELDEIRNTTAGLTAEVVISKIEEENKVQKMIAGESLPKKVETKRKQCIELEKVLSEPVVSELDLEVIQQQIDEVNEEIRILMEKKMAEDETGQENMTMFRQQASIIAHKRQTAAETVQTLMDEVNELEKELELKQKQLDDDLGGIELVREDEFRKYIDRLRVISNTYKMKRLSCQHSELSMASSLVLKKSSSLEMRMLRDVGVYGEETRRIWFSKHSG comes from the coding sequence atggagcattttaaggaaaTACACAAGGCAGTTGAAATGGAACGATCTTCTGAGTACAACACAGCTGATGTGCGTCAAGATATTGAGTCAATGGAAGAGGAGAAAAAGCAGCTGGAAAGACAGTTAGAGAGGTTACGTAGACGAGTTGAGTCCTTCCCCAATCATGAAGAGATGTTGGACTCAGCGCAAAAGTTACGTAAGGAGAGAGCCAAAGGACTTCAattgaagaaacaaaaagaagatcAGAAAGAACAGTTAGTTCATGTTCAGCAAAAGTTACAACGAATGAGTCAGGAACTTGATGAAATACGTAACACTACAGCAGGTCTGACAGCTGAAGTAGTTATATCAAAGATTGAAGAGGAGAACAAAGTGCAGAAGATGATAGCTGGAGAGAGTCTGCCAAAGAAAGTGGAGACCAAACGAAAACAGTGTATAGAATTAGAGAAAGTCCTTTCAGAGCCTGTCGTTAGTGAGTTAGACCTTGAAGTGATTCAACAACAAATTGATGAAGTGAATGAAGAGATTCGAATTCTGATGGAGAAGAAAATGGCAGAGGACGAAACAGGACAAGAGAATATGACAATGTTCCGACAACAAGCATCTATTATTGCTCACAAGCGGCAAACAGCTGCAGAGACTGTCCAGACATTAATGGATGAAGTGAATGAACTAGAGAAAGAATTAGAATTGAAACAGAAACAGCTTGATGATGATTTAGGAGGGATTGAATTAGTCCGAGAGGATGAGTTTCGTAAATACATAGATCGTCTCCGTGTAATAAGTAATACCTACAAGATGAAAAGGCTGAGCTGTCAGCATTCAGAGCTGAGTATGGCGTCCTCTCTCGTACTGAAGAAATCATCAAGTCTCGAGATGAGAATGCTCAGGGATGTTGGAGTTTATGGAGAAGAGACAAGGCGTATCTGGTTTTCGAAGCACTCAGGATAA